In the genome of Ziziphus jujuba cultivar Dongzao chromosome 10, ASM3175591v1, the window CCAAGGAGTTTATCATGGGGCCAACCATATTTTAGCCACAATATGGTTACCATTTGACACACAATCTAGTACATTTAAACCATGATTTCCCTTAACTTGTCCCAACAACATATTTCCTCTAAATGTAACTTTTCATATTCATTGACAAAAAAGGTAACCTAGAAGCAGGTATGAAAAATGATGAACCACTAAGGAACCCTGATTTAATTTCAATAACAGACaaacgaaaaaataaaataaataaataagggaaCTGAGCAAAAGATACATTCCAACACTCAAAGATACAAATCCAAATTCAAGAATACCTTGCATACAATATATAAGAACCAACAGTTAAATTAGAAACTCAGAGGCTGATAATAGCAATATCTATTAGACATCTCCTGGGACCATATAATCTGAATAAACTGGTGCTACAGCTAGAAGTTGGAGCAGTAAAGACTGCAGCTATATGCAGAGGAAGTGGAATTGGCATACAAGTCCTTTTAGCCCATGAAACCACCATTGTCCATCCACTTTCAACAACAAATATGGGATTTAAATTCATGCCATCTTATCATATCATAAATACAAAGCTAAAATAAAACTACTAGAATTTCAATAACAGTTCATATATCATTAACATTCTAACAAACACCTGCTATGCAAGATACTCCTCTGTTCATATTAAGGCTCTATGAATGAAGACTAGGGAAAACATGCATGAACTTACCAAACTGGCTTTAAGTCTCTTACTATATCAAAAGCATCTGTATACAACAATTAAGCCCACACAAACTATCCAAATTTCTGAAACTATAGCATTGTTCTTCTGATGAAATAATATCTCCAAAATGACATTATTTACAAacccatatacatatatacaaacacacacacacacacacacacacacacacatatatggaCATGTCTAAATTAGTCTAAAATCTAATTTGAGCTTAATGCTCAAgtcacaattatatatatatatatatatatttaaaatctgATTACTGTACAGAAGGTTTGAACTAATGGATGACAAAGTCATCTTCCCATATCTTTAATTACCAAGCCACCCTCTGTACAGagcctctctctctcacacacataCACACTCTGCCCAACAATTTATATCGCCCCATTTAGGAGCAGAGAAAGTGCAAACAGATACATTTCAGGTGTCCATGTTGTAAGAAAAATGGCATATTTAAATAGCTAGCTTAATAGACCATATAAACAACTAGAAAAATGGCAGTATTATTACTGAACTcaatttcaattccaagaaaaaagaaagagaggaatACCTTCAGGAGTCCAACCGTAGGAGCGGCGAGAGATGGAGAGCATCGAAGTGAGCAACGCAGAGGCAGTGGCGGTGTGATAAGGAAGCATCGATTCCACGCAGCAGCAGCTCATCTCCACAGgcaacctttttattttttattttttatttttattcggcCATTAACAAACACACACTAAGCACAATCCGAAGTCATACATAACGATTGATGAATAACGAAATGAAATTGCGTTCAGGATGCGTTACCTAAACGTACGATTAGAGAGGGGATTTTGGTTCATGTTTTGTTTGGGGATGCGGAATGGAGAAGAAGGTGCTGGTTTGGATCTGCCTCCATTGATGAGCCTCGAAGCTACGGCGCTACGGGACCTTGCGGATCTGATGACGGACCTGGCAGCGGAGAAGCACGTCATGGTGGCTGGAGTTGCTGGTAGTAATGGTTTTTGGGGTTGGAGGTTTTCGGCTTTGTGGGGGTTCAGGGGATTGCCGCGATGGTTGTGGCTTTGGGTTTTATTAGGGGTTATGGGATTTTAGAGAATCCGCGCCCATCATATTCAACACCCTAATAGTTCGAtcaattcaaaatgaaaaactaaataaacaaataaaataaaacacctaTTAAATCCTTCAcaattttggcttttttttttttttttttttggggtaaaatcaCAATTTTGGCTTGATGCTTAGATATTATGATATTATTATGaaatatcttatttatttatatatattagttttaaaaaaaattaaaattatttttcaaaattattgacGCAAATACATTATTGAATATATAGATGGGCATATGTTACGTAATCAAACTCATAAAATCGGTCGATCATCTAATGAGATCTAATCCAAAAGTATAAATCAGACTAAACGAACAAAGCCTAGTGTGTTTCTTTggcttaattttaatatattaataggaatcgattatgttccttttaacaattgcaatttttaagaaaaatggtTGCTTGGTTGGAGAATAATTTGAATGGTTAAAATTATGAattgctaaaaataaaaattttttaaaaaaattcttttaagcTGGTTTTCTCCACCTAAAATTGAGCCTGCAACTTATTAATGCATATTCTATCTCACACATTGAATGCCAAATCTCTTCTCTATTAAAAACAGAGAAAGTGAAACAATATACAAGAGAAAGACTCTCACCCTATACACGGACTAAAACATCAAATACAAGggattttacaaaaaaatgatTACATACTACAATGGATTAAGACCAATATGACAATTAACCCAGACGAGgatatacaaataatcataaacTAGTATAATGTGGGGTCCAACCTTCTCCAAAAACCTAGTCCATTaggattttctttatttattcccTAAGTTTATTTAATGGCTAAGTTTACTTGGTGGTCAAGTTGTTTTGTGAACAAGACAACTTTAGAACTTATAAATAAGTGCTTAGTTTTCAGTCTTGTAACACAACACACAGATTAAAGACAACACAGTTCTTTTTAGAGACTTCAAAGAGAGCTTTTagagaagtttttttgtttattaatttcagagagaataatatatctttttcttctcaatattttgtgttttatctttctttattttctgtgttggttttctatatttttcgtTATTAGAGGATCACAataagtggtatcagagccaggttaTCAGAGATAGGATTCATCATCAACAAGctcaaacaaaatatttgagcGTACTAGGAGGTAGATCTTACAGAGACGAAGAGAACGAGCCCAACCGGACCATCACCCCCTTTCGCATGTGCCGCCATGCACTAGTCAAAACTTTCTGCAAGTCTTCTTACACCGATCAACTTGCCACACACCTAGGCAAGCCAAACTGAGCCACATCAATGGCTAGCTCACCTGCCATGTGGTGACACATCTTGTCTGCCACATCATCCAACATGTCAGCAATGgtcctttttaaaaaattacaaaaatgccCTCATAGTTTTAGTATTTGCAGGTTTTACAAAATTTCTGGTATTTGCAGTTTGACCCAGaacttttgaaaattatgcTTTGATCTCAAATTTTTGGAGATTCAAGTTTTGACCCAGAAGAGTTAAATCCAACGTTTTTAACCATTCTAAACGCAGTGGTGGACtctattttgtcaaatttagctccaattttttataaatctatTGCAGAGCAATATGTCAATGGACAAATCATATTCGGGAGCTATGATCAAGCTTACTGCCACCAACTATGCAATTTGGAGACCTCGAATGGAAGATCTCCTAAATTGTAAGGATTTGTTTGACCTTTTGGATGCCAAAAGAAGGCATCCTGATCCCATAAAAAAAGTAGAATAGGAAAAGCTAAATAGAAAAATGATCGGTCAAATCTGACAATAGATCGATCACAGTGTTTTTCATCATGTTGTGTAGAAAACAGATGCATACACCCTTTAGAAGAAGTTGGAGGACATATATCAAGCTAAGATTACTTGAAATAAAGCCTTGTTGATTAGacatttggtgaatttgaagttAAAGAATAGAACTTTTGTAGCCAAGCACACCAATATATTTCAGAacttgataaattaattatatgtggTGGAGTTACAAATAGAGAATGAGGAACAGACACCTTTACTTTTTAGTTCTCTTTCAGATAGCTAGGAGAAACTAGTAGTATCTCTTAGTAATTCGGCTCCTAACGACAAACTTATAATGGCTATGGTAATgaatgccctatttaatgaggggctcaggagaaaggacattggcaatgATCAATCACATGCTTTTGTCATAGAGAAATGAAGCAGACAGCAAAAAGGTAGTAAAGACATGGGGAGAGACAGAAGTCAAAGTAGAGGCAGATCCATAGATGGAAGGAGGCCAAAATATAAATGTCATTATTGTGGCCAAGAAAGTCACTTGAAAAAGTACTGCAGGAAGATGTTGCAAGAGTAGAGATCGAGAAGTAATCAACTGAAAAAAGATTGTGAAATTTTAGTCATTGTCAAAGGAGAAGTGGCATATTGTTCCACACATGAAAAAACATGCCTTCACATTTCAAGCCAAGAAGTCGAATCGGTAGTTGAAACTGCAACATCCTACCACGTTATTGACAcaagtttttcaaaatatacAAAGCAGAAAACTTTGGCATAGTAAAGATAGAAAATTATAGTTTCACTAAGATTGttggaactggtgatattcataTAAAGACCATCATTGgacatataattactttgaagaATGTCTGACACGTTCCAGACCTTCTACTCAATGTGCTTTCAGGAACAGCCTTTGACAAGGAAGGCTTTGGCAACTACTGTTACAACAACACATGGAAAATGATAAAAGGTGCTATGGTTGTCACTTGAGGATATACTTTTGGAACAttttacaagactcatgtgaagatttgtacagatagcctcaatattacaGAAGAAGAGGTATCCCAAAATTTATGACACCAAatactcggtcacatgagtgagaaATGAGTGTATAccttgatgaaaaaaaaaagcttatcaTTATTTCCAATGATATTGTGCTAGATCCTTATAATCATTATTTGTACGGTAAGAAACACAGAGTCTCATTTAAGTCTTTTTTaacgagaagatcagagttgcttagtctagtgcactctgatgtttatGGTCCTTTGAAGGTGAAATCTTTAGGTGGCAATAGATATTTTCTGAACtttattgatgatgcttcttggaaggtgtgggtttattttatgaaaatgaagGATCAAGTTTTAAATCACTTTAAAGAGTTCCATGCCATGGTAGAGCATAAGACAGGAAAGAAGTTGAAGTATCTCCACTCAGACAATGAAGGTAAGTATATTTCTCAAGAATTTGATGCTTATTGTAGAGGATAAGATATTTCACATGAGAAGATGATCCCtcacaccccacaacataatgttCTAGCTAAGAGAATGAATTGAATGACCATAGAGAAGATCAGAAgcatgatcagtatggctaagctgccaaagctaTTCCGGGGAGAAGCTATTTGTGCCACTTGTTATTTGATTAACAGATTGTCATCAAtaccattgaattttgaaattctggagaaagtgtggtctaGTAAGAATCCTTCCTATTCTCATTTGAAAGTATTTGGATATTTAGCCTTTACACATGTATCTAAAGAGTTTAGACAAAAGCTCGATGCAAGGACTACTGCATGCATCTttattggatatggagatgaagaattagGATTCATGTTATGGGATCCAAAGGTAAAAAAGATTTTGTTCTTGATCCCGCACCAGCACAAATTGCTACAGATGACCATGAGGTACATAAAGAATTACTAGAAGCAGAACATGAGAGAGAAAAGGATGTTGAGCAAAGAGAGACTCAAACACCAGAAGTTGCAGGACCATCATAGTGGTCAAGTTGTGGTACACCTCCCCGAATATTTGAATGAGATCATATTCTATAAAAAAGATATCTAGAATCTCCATATATTCTGTTACTGAAGAAGGGGAGCCAAAGAGTTTCCAGAAAACTAATTCTCATTAGAATAGAGAAAAATGGCTGCATGCAATACAAGATGAGGTGGAGTCTTTACAAAAGAAttatacttatgagttggttgaacttcgaaaagaaaaaaaggcactGAAGAATAAATGGgcgttcaagctcaagaa includes:
- the LOC107411505 gene encoding protein NUCLEAR FUSION DEFECTIVE 6, mitochondrial isoform X1 is translated as MTCFSAARSVIRSARSRSAVASRLINGGRSKPAPSSPFRIPKQNMNQNPLSNRTFRLPVEMSCCCVESMLPYHTATASALLTSMLSISRRSYGWTPEGQDKTR
- the LOC107411505 gene encoding protein NUCLEAR FUSION DEFECTIVE 6, mitochondrial isoform X2; amino-acid sequence: MTCFSAARSVIRSARSRSAVASRLINGGRSKPAPSSPFRIPKQNMNQNPLSNRTFRLPVEMSCCCVESMLPYHTATASALLTSMLSISRRSYGWTPEDG